In the Pseudothauera hydrothermalis genome, one interval contains:
- a CDS encoding class II aldolase/adducin family protein yields the protein MDANAAQREALLATARAMSAARLNVGTAGNASLRLGADGSYLITPTGLPPEAYTPADLVVMTPDGTPHGARAPSSEWRLHHDIYARRPEAGAIVHAHPPFATALACRRADIPPFHYMIARFGGATVRCAGYATFGTQALSDLALAALEERCACLLANHGMVAFGRDAAHALALAIEFEMLCEQYWRTLQLGEPALLSDAEMAEVIERFSWYGQPQDRR from the coding sequence ATGGATGCCAACGCCGCCCAGCGCGAGGCTCTGCTCGCCACCGCGCGCGCAATGAGCGCGGCGCGGCTCAATGTCGGCACCGCGGGCAACGCCAGCCTGCGGCTCGGTGCCGACGGCAGTTACCTGATCACTCCTACCGGTCTGCCGCCGGAAGCCTACACCCCGGCAGACTTGGTGGTCATGACGCCAGATGGTACGCCGCACGGTGCGCGCGCCCCTTCTTCCGAATGGCGGCTACACCACGACATCTATGCCCGCCGCCCCGAGGCAGGGGCCATCGTGCACGCCCACCCGCCCTTTGCCACCGCGTTGGCCTGCCGGCGTGCGGACATCCCGCCTTTCCACTACATGATCGCCCGCTTTGGCGGCGCCACGGTGCGCTGCGCCGGCTATGCCACCTTTGGCACCCAGGCGCTTTCCGATCTGGCGCTGGCCGCGCTGGAAGAGCGCTGTGCCTGTCTGCTGGCCAACCACGGCATGGTGGCCTTTGGGCGCGACGCCGCGCACGCGCTGGCGCTGGCCATCGAGTTCGAGATGCTATGCGAACAGTACTGGCGCACCCTGCAACTGGGCGAGCCGGCGTTGCTGTCGGATGCTGAGATGGCCGAAGTAATCGAGCGCTTCAGCTGGTACGGTCAGCCGCAGGACCGCCGCTGA
- a CDS encoding PP0621 family protein, whose amino-acid sequence MRNLLIFLLALILIWWVRRALQRPGAGRARQGTASERRRAPERMLACAHCGVHVPESEGVWAGEQFYCCEAHRKLGARSS is encoded by the coding sequence GTGCGCAATCTGCTGATTTTTCTCCTTGCTCTGATCCTTATCTGGTGGGTGCGACGCGCGCTGCAAAGGCCGGGTGCCGGCCGGGCGCGGCAAGGCACCGCCTCGGAGCGTCGGCGCGCGCCGGAGCGCATGCTGGCCTGTGCGCATTGCGGCGTGCATGTGCCAGAAAGCGAAGGCGTGTGGGCGGGCGAGCAGTTCTATTGCTGCGAGGCGCACCGCAAGCTGGGCGCTCGATCGAGCTGA
- a CDS encoding sensor histidine kinase, with product MAAGSGEFDHARHASLRYFNLFRLILAGAFVVAGEELNLGRQAPHIFFATSATYLAAVLLLGFPDAVRRIGFDRMANLQGVIDICVLAVLMWASGGYRSGLTVLMMTMLAGSGLVSRERTVLFHAALATVLVLAENAWRYIGDGTPADFFQVGMACAGFFVIAIVARLLARRARANESLAARRGAELASQQAVNERIIRDMQDGVIVLDADGRIRHANPRASELLGRALPEGALLAELDPTLLACMLQGDCGQTGLVRVGRAGRSVRCRMVGAGNGADGSADTVIYLTDFEEIQRQIQQSKLAALGRLTASMAHEIRNPLSAVAQAAELLEEEKRADMQARLIRIINDNTRRIERMVRDVLALGRRDQVLPDAIALREFVIALVEESCLGRDDERLIYRVDIDPALTFAADRAHLQQILANLTGNARRYCSGNPGAIRLWAHAPQPGTVVLHVVDDGPGIAPGDRAKIFEPFFTSHPKGTGLGLYIARELAEANGAVLELAQSDTGAHFILVGRSTP from the coding sequence ATGGCGGCCGGCAGCGGCGAGTTTGACCACGCGCGTCACGCGTCGCTGCGGTATTTCAACCTTTTCCGTCTGATTCTGGCCGGGGCGTTTGTGGTGGCCGGCGAGGAACTCAACCTCGGCAGGCAAGCGCCGCACATCTTTTTTGCGACCTCGGCCACCTATCTTGCCGCGGTACTGCTACTGGGCTTTCCCGACGCGGTGCGACGCATCGGCTTCGACCGCATGGCCAACCTGCAAGGCGTTATCGACATCTGCGTATTGGCCGTGTTGATGTGGGCCAGCGGTGGATATCGCAGCGGCCTGACGGTGCTGATGATGACGATGCTTGCCGGCTCCGGGCTGGTGTCGCGCGAGCGTACGGTACTTTTCCACGCAGCGCTAGCCACCGTGCTGGTGCTGGCGGAAAACGCTTGGCGTTATATTGGCGACGGTACGCCGGCGGATTTCTTTCAGGTCGGCATGGCCTGCGCGGGTTTCTTTGTCATCGCCATCGTTGCCCGCCTGCTGGCCCGCCGAGCCCGGGCCAACGAATCGCTGGCTGCGCGTCGCGGCGCCGAACTGGCCAGCCAGCAGGCCGTCAACGAGCGCATCATCCGCGACATGCAAGATGGCGTGATCGTGCTCGACGCCGACGGGCGCATCCGCCACGCCAACCCGCGCGCATCTGAATTGCTGGGCAGGGCGCTGCCCGAAGGCGCCTTACTGGCCGAGCTGGACCCCACCCTGTTGGCCTGTATGCTGCAAGGCGATTGCGGACAAACCGGGTTGGTTCGCGTCGGGCGTGCCGGCCGCAGTGTGCGTTGCCGCATGGTCGGCGCCGGCAACGGTGCGGACGGCAGTGCCGACACCGTGATCTACCTGACCGATTTTGAAGAAATCCAGCGCCAGATCCAGCAGTCGAAGCTCGCCGCGTTGGGCCGGCTGACCGCCAGCATGGCGCACGAAATCCGCAATCCGCTGTCGGCGGTGGCCCAGGCGGCGGAGCTATTGGAAGAAGAAAAGCGCGCCGACATGCAGGCGCGCCTGATCCGTATCATCAACGACAACACCCGCCGCATCGAACGCATGGTGCGCGACGTGCTTGCACTTGGCCGGCGTGACCAAGTACTGCCCGACGCCATCGCATTGCGTGAGTTCGTCATCGCCTTGGTTGAGGAATCCTGCCTGGGGCGCGACGATGAGCGCCTGATCTACCGGGTCGACATCGATCCGGCACTCACCTTTGCGGCCGATCGCGCACACTTGCAACAGATTCTCGCCAATCTGACCGGAAACGCACGGCGCTATTGCAGCGGCAATCCAGGAGCCATCCGGTTATGGGCCCATGCGCCCCAGCCCGGCACCGTGGTTTTGCACGTGGTCGACGATGGCCCCGGTATTGCGCCGGGCGACCGCGCTAAAATCTTTGAACCCTTCTTTACTTCCCATCCCAAGGGAACGGGGCTGGGTCTGTACATTGCCCGCGAACTGGCCGAAGCCAACGGCGCAGTGCTGGAACTGGCGCAAAGCGACACCGGCGCCCACTTCATCCTAGTAGGGCGGAGTACACCATGA
- a CDS encoding pyridoxal phosphate-dependent aminotransferase, with the protein MPNFPAPVASRLPKVGTTIFTVMSRLAQECGAINLSQGYPDFNAEDLLFERVAHWMRAGANQYPPMAGVPALREAIARKVEALYGAAYDVDSEITVTAGATQALFTAVAALVHPGDEVIVFEPAYDAYAPAIELQGGHVVRMRLSAPDYRPDWAAVAAAITPRTRMIMINSPHNPTATVWSADDMAQLAALIRNTGIVVVSDEVYEHIVFDGIHHESCARHPELAARSLIVSSFGKTYHITGWKVGYVVGPRELMAEFRKVHQFNVFTVNTPVQHALADYMADASRHLGLAAFYQDKRDFFRNALSASGFELLPSRGTYFQLARYHALSDLPDTAFCEYLTREIGVAAIPLSAFFADGHDERVVRFCFAKQSDTLARACERLVKLNDAR; encoded by the coding sequence ATGCCGAATTTTCCTGCCCCGGTCGCCTCGCGTCTGCCCAAGGTCGGCACCACCATCTTCACGGTCATGTCCAGGCTTGCCCAGGAATGCGGCGCCATCAACCTGTCGCAGGGCTATCCCGACTTCAACGCCGAAGACCTGCTGTTCGAGCGCGTCGCGCACTGGATGCGCGCCGGGGCCAACCAGTACCCGCCGATGGCGGGCGTGCCTGCGCTGCGCGAGGCAATCGCGCGCAAGGTCGAGGCGCTCTACGGTGCCGCCTATGACGTGGACAGCGAGATCACCGTGACCGCGGGCGCCACCCAGGCGCTGTTTACCGCGGTGGCGGCGCTGGTGCATCCGGGTGACGAGGTGATCGTCTTCGAGCCGGCATATGACGCCTACGCCCCGGCCATCGAGCTGCAGGGCGGACACGTGGTGCGCATGCGCCTGTCCGCTCCCGACTATCGCCCGGACTGGGCGGCGGTGGCTGCCGCCATCACCCCGCGTACCCGCATGATCATGATCAACTCGCCGCACAACCCCACCGCCACGGTGTGGAGTGCGGACGATATGGCACAGCTGGCCGCGCTCATCCGCAATACCGGCATCGTGGTGGTGTCCGATGAGGTCTATGAGCACATCGTCTTCGACGGCATCCACCATGAGAGCTGCGCCCGCCACCCGGAGCTGGCCGCGCGCAGCCTGATCGTTTCCAGCTTCGGCAAGACCTATCACATCACCGGCTGGAAGGTGGGCTACGTGGTCGGCCCACGCGAGCTGATGGCCGAGTTCCGCAAGGTGCACCAGTTCAACGTGTTCACCGTGAACACCCCGGTGCAGCACGCCCTGGCCGACTACATGGCGGACGCCAGTCGCCACCTCGGCCTGGCCGCCTTCTACCAGGACAAGCGCGACTTTTTCCGCAATGCGCTCTCCGCGTCGGGCTTCGAGCTGCTGCCCTCGCGCGGCACCTATTTCCAGCTTGCGCGCTATCACGCGCTTTCCGATTTGCCGGACACCGCCTTTTGCGAGTACCTGACCCGCGAGATTGGTGTGGCGGCGATTCCGCTCTCCGCGTTCTTTGCCGATGGCCATGACGAGCGCGTGGTGCGTTTCTGCTTTGCCAAGCAATCCGATACCCTGGCGCGCGCCTGTGAGCGGTTGGTCAAGCTGAATGATGCCCGGTGA
- a CDS encoding sigma-54-dependent transcriptional regulator, with protein sequence MINEDRRAPPRAADVLVVDDEDDIRELIELSLLRMGLACDTAGSVGEARALLAARRYRLCLTDMRLPDGDGLELVEYIQCHQPGSQVAVITAYGCIDTAIRALKLGAFDFVTKPVELKRLRQLVAHALRSPAENTLDAGGRQLIGRSAALEQLRGQVVKLARNQAPVFIYGESGTGKEVIARLIHTLGPRAGGPFVPVNCGAISPELMESEFFGHKKGSFTGAASDKQGLFQAAHGGTLFLDEVAELPLAMQVKLLRAIQERAVRPVGAHGEEPVDVRILSASHRDLAQLVADNRFRQDLYFRINVITLRVPPLRERPEDIPDLAAHVLARLAEREGTAPRRLSPAALAALQQYAFPGNVRELENLLERACALCEGDEIGPQDVDLYPTEGLLRAMQRPDTGEFESRAEPRALDEDNDDERIRVLRMLDETRWNRSAAARRLGMTLRQLRYRLQKWGME encoded by the coding sequence ATGATCAACGAAGACCGCAGGGCTCCCCCGCGCGCCGCCGATGTGTTGGTGGTCGATGACGAAGACGACATCCGCGAACTGATCGAACTGTCATTGCTGCGCATGGGCTTGGCCTGCGACACTGCCGGCTCGGTGGGCGAGGCACGCGCGCTGTTGGCGGCGCGCCGCTACCGCCTGTGCCTGACCGACATGCGTCTGCCCGATGGCGACGGGCTGGAACTGGTCGAATACATCCAGTGCCACCAGCCTGGCTCACAAGTGGCGGTGATTACCGCCTATGGCTGCATCGACACCGCCATTCGCGCGCTCAAACTGGGCGCCTTCGACTTCGTTACCAAACCGGTGGAACTCAAGCGGCTGCGCCAGCTGGTCGCCCATGCCTTGCGCAGCCCCGCCGAAAATACGCTGGATGCCGGCGGGCGTCAGCTCATTGGCCGGTCGGCCGCGCTCGAACAACTGCGTGGTCAAGTCGTCAAGCTGGCGCGTAACCAGGCGCCGGTTTTCATTTATGGCGAATCGGGCACCGGCAAGGAGGTCATCGCCCGCCTGATCCACACGCTGGGCCCACGCGCAGGCGGTCCCTTCGTGCCGGTCAATTGCGGCGCCATCTCGCCCGAGCTGATGGAAAGCGAGTTCTTTGGCCATAAAAAGGGCAGCTTTACCGGTGCCGCCAGCGACAAACAGGGCCTGTTTCAGGCCGCCCACGGCGGCACCTTGTTTCTGGACGAGGTTGCCGAACTGCCGCTTGCCATGCAGGTGAAGCTCTTGCGTGCCATTCAGGAGCGCGCCGTGCGCCCAGTGGGTGCGCATGGCGAAGAACCGGTGGATGTACGCATTCTGTCCGCTTCGCACCGCGACCTGGCCCAATTGGTGGCCGACAACCGCTTTCGCCAAGACCTCTACTTTCGCATCAACGTCATCACCCTGCGGGTGCCGCCCTTACGCGAACGCCCGGAAGACATTCCGGACCTGGCCGCTCATGTGCTGGCCCGTCTGGCCGAGCGCGAAGGCACCGCCCCGCGCCGCCTGTCGCCTGCCGCGCTGGCGGCCCTTCAGCAGTACGCCTTCCCGGGCAATGTGCGCGAGCTGGAAAACCTTCTGGAGCGTGCCTGCGCCTTGTGTGAGGGCGACGAAATCGGACCGCAGGACGTCGATCTCTATCCAACCGAAGGCTTGCTGCGTGCTATGCAGCGCCCGGACACTGGTGAATTCGAATCTCGCGCCGAGCCGCGCGCGCTGGACGAAGATAACGATGACGAACGCATCCGGGTGCTGCGTATGTTGGATGAAACCCGTTGGAACCGCTCCGCGGCGGCGCGCCGCTTGGGGATGACCCTGCGGCAGCTACGCTACCGGTTGCAGAAGTGGGGGATGGAGTAA
- the mtnA gene encoding S-methyl-5-thioribose-1-phosphate isomerase: protein MSFKQPIPTIRRDGDCAVILDQTLLPHRTELRHLSCLDEVAHAIRSMQVRGAPLIGATAAYGVAIAMTHDAGDRALETALEVLAATRPTAVNLHWALGRMAARLLALAPVARVAAAWDEAEAIRLQDMETCAAIGRHGLTLIEALAARRPGPVRVMTHCNAGWVATCGAGTALAPVYAAHAHGIGVEVLVSETRPRNQGLLTAWELRQAGVAHSLIADNAAGLLLARGEVDLVITGADRVAANGDSANKIGTYLKALAAQDAGVPFYIAAPFSTLDFACPTGSAIPIEDREADELLCVCGMDEEGHLRQLRQAPADTAVRNPAFDVTPARLIAGIITERGIASPGALRTLYPAEDVPA, encoded by the coding sequence ATGAGCTTCAAGCAACCCATCCCCACCATTCGCCGTGACGGCGACTGCGCCGTCATCCTGGACCAGACCCTGTTGCCGCACCGCACCGAATTGCGGCATCTGTCCTGCCTCGACGAGGTGGCCCACGCCATCCGCAGCATGCAGGTGCGCGGCGCGCCGCTGATCGGCGCCACCGCTGCGTATGGCGTGGCGATTGCGATGACCCACGACGCGGGCGATCGCGCGCTGGAAACCGCCCTGGAAGTACTGGCCGCCACCCGCCCGACCGCGGTCAACCTGCACTGGGCGCTGGGCCGTATGGCCGCCCGCCTGCTTGCCCTGGCCCCGGTCGCCCGGGTGGCGGCCGCATGGGACGAAGCCGAGGCGATCCGCCTGCAAGATATGGAAACCTGCGCCGCCATTGGCCGCCACGGCCTGACGCTGATCGAAGCGCTCGCTGCCCGGCGCCCCGGCCCGGTGCGGGTGATGACCCACTGCAACGCCGGCTGGGTGGCCACCTGCGGGGCCGGCACCGCGCTGGCGCCGGTGTATGCGGCACACGCACACGGTATTGGGGTCGAAGTGCTGGTCTCCGAAACCCGCCCGCGCAACCAAGGCCTGCTCACCGCCTGGGAGCTGCGCCAAGCCGGCGTGGCGCACAGCCTGATCGCCGACAATGCCGCGGGGCTGCTGCTCGCGCGCGGCGAGGTCGACCTGGTGATCACCGGCGCCGACCGCGTGGCCGCCAACGGCGACAGCGCCAACAAGATCGGCACCTACCTCAAGGCGCTCGCCGCGCAGGATGCTGGCGTGCCTTTCTACATTGCCGCGCCCTTTTCCACGCTGGACTTCGCCTGCCCCACCGGCAGCGCGATCCCGATCGAAGACCGCGAAGCCGATGAACTGCTGTGCGTGTGCGGCATGGATGAAGAAGGGCACCTGCGGCAGTTGCGCCAGGCGCCGGCCGACACCGCGGTGCGCAACCCGGCCTTCGACGTAACCCCCGCGCGATTGATCGCCGGCATCATTACCGAGCGCGGTATCGCCTCCCCGGGCGCGCTGCGCACGCTCTACCCGGCCGAGGACGTGCCCGCCTGA
- a CDS encoding class I SAM-dependent methyltransferase: MICKQISLEKHLKLYLQGLRRTPVHPQWLVFLYAHNTVAGFLRQLDGIVLDIGCGNRWIERELSHHCYYVGLDYPGTVALGYQGRPHLFGDGQSLPIKDASVEAVVMLDVLEHIPKPAKALAEAKRVLKPGGTLVIQVPFLYPLHDEPYDFQRWTEHGLNELMQNHGLECQRIESQGAPIETAAALGAIALAKAMLDALTNKRISLLLAPLLISAIPLLNIGGWLLARLTPSSRLMPLSYLVLAKKLQ; this comes from the coding sequence GTGATTTGTAAACAAATATCATTAGAAAAGCATCTTAAGCTGTATCTGCAAGGCTTGCGCAGGACCCCTGTTCATCCGCAATGGCTAGTATTTCTCTACGCACACAACACGGTTGCCGGGTTTTTACGACAATTGGATGGTATCGTCCTCGATATCGGCTGCGGTAATCGCTGGATAGAGCGCGAACTCAGTCACCACTGCTATTACGTGGGTCTTGACTATCCCGGTACCGTCGCTTTGGGGTATCAAGGTAGGCCGCACTTATTCGGTGACGGTCAGAGCCTGCCTATTAAGGATGCAAGTGTTGAGGCCGTTGTCATGTTGGATGTGCTCGAGCACATTCCCAAACCAGCAAAAGCGCTTGCAGAAGCCAAGCGGGTACTCAAGCCCGGTGGAACCCTTGTCATCCAAGTGCCCTTTCTCTATCCGCTTCATGATGAGCCCTATGACTTTCAGCGTTGGACTGAGCATGGGCTGAACGAACTCATGCAAAACCACGGATTGGAATGCCAGCGAATCGAGAGCCAAGGCGCCCCGATCGAAACAGCCGCAGCACTGGGTGCCATCGCCCTGGCCAAGGCGATGCTGGATGCTCTGACCAACAAGCGCATCAGCCTGTTGCTCGCCCCCTTGCTCATCAGCGCCATACCGTTACTTAACATCGGCGGCTGGTTGCTAGCCAGACTCACGCCCAGTAGCCGCCTCATGCCCCTTAGTTACCTCGTCCTGGCGAAAAAGCTCCAATGA